One window from the genome of Plasmodium berghei ANKA genome assembly, chromosome: 3 encodes:
- a CDS encoding ATP-dependent RNA helicase UAP56, putative produces MAAIDHNVQDELVDYEDDDNMLDNKDVKCDIGGNLLNNNNKGVNESGAMRGSYATVHTGGFKDFFLKPELLRAISESGFEHPSEVQQETIPAAITGTDILCQAKSGMGKTAVFVLSILQQLETNDSKDIKEEKDMNNASGDMNQNSGSQNKYVRCLGIAHTRELAYQIKNEFDRFSKYLKNVRCEVVYGGISMNKHVVLFKGNNIPHIIIGTPGRILALIREKYMLTDKIQHFVLDECDKCLERLDMRGDVQKIFISTPLKKQVMFFSATMAKEMRDVCKKFLQNPVEIFIDDEAKLKLHGLLQHYVKLQEKDKTRKLIEILDALEFNQVIIFVKSVTRAITLDKLLTECNFPSISIHGGLNQEERIERYDKFKKFENRILVSTDLFGRGIDIERINIVINYDMPENSDSYLHRVGRAGRFGTKGLAITFVSSQEDTLALNEVQTRFEVAISEMPNKIDCNEYINQ; encoded by the exons ATGGCTGCAATAGATCATAATGTTCAAGATGAGTTAGTAGATTACGAAGATGATGATAACATGTTAGATAATAAGGATGTCAAATGTGACATCGGAGGTAACCTTTTAAACAACAATAATAAAGGAGTTAATGAAAGTGGTGCTATGAGAGGTAGTTATGCTACTGTTCATACTGGAGGATTTaaagatttttttttaaaaccaGAATTATTAAGAGCAATTAGCGAAAGTGGATTTGAACATCCATCTGAGGTACAGCAAGAAACTATACCAGCAGCAATAACAG GTACCGATATTTTATGTCAGGCAAAGAGTGGTATGGGAAAAACTGCTGTTTTCgttttatcaattttacAACAACTTGAAACTAATGATAGCaaagatataaaagaagaaaagGATATGAACAATGCTAGTGGAGATATGAATCAAAATAGCGGTtctcaaaataaatatgttagATGTTTAGGTATAGCACATACTCGTGAATTAGcttatcaaataaaaaatgaatttgaTAGATTTAgcaaatatttaaaaaatgttagaTGTGAAGTTGTTTATGGTGGTATATCTATGAATAAGCATGTAGTCTTATTCaaaggaaataatataccTCATATAATTATTGGTACACCTGGTCGTATATTAGCATTAATtagagaaaaatatatgttaacAGATAAAATTCAACATTTTGTTTTAGATGAATGTGATAAATGTTTAGAAAGGTTAGATATGAGAGGCGATGTAcagaaaatttttatttctactcctttaaaaaaacaagttatgtttttttcagCAACTATGGCAAAAGAAATGAGAGACGTATGCAAAAAGTTTTTACAAAACCCTgtagaaatatttattgatGATGAAGCTAAGTTAAAATTACACGGACTATTGCAGCATTATGTTAAATTACaagaaaaagataaaacaAGAAAATTAATAGAAATATTAGATGCCTTAGAATTCAATCaagttataatttttgttaaatcCGTTACAAGAGCTATCACACTAGACAAATTATTAACCGAGTGCAACTTTCCATCCATATCTATACATGGTGGTTTAAATCAAGAAGAAAGAATTGAAAGatatgataaatttaaaaagtttGAAAACAGAATATTAGTATCCACTGATTTATTTGGAAGGGGTATTGATATTGAAAGAATAAACATCGTTATTAATTATGATATGCCAGAAAATTCAGATTCTTATTTACACAGAGTTGGAAGAGCTGGAAGATTTGGTACAAAAGGTTTAGCTATTACTTTTGTATCTTCTCAAGAAGATACATTAGCCTTAAATGAAGTACAAACCAGATTTGAGGTAGCTATTTCTGAAATgccaaataaaatagattGTAACGAATATATTAACCAGTAA